The Candidatus Latescibacterota bacterium genome segment CCCACGCAACTTGTTGATCTGACGAACAGAATCTCGTACGCGGTCATGGTATAAAGCCACTATCTCTTTGAGAGCCAGCCGATTTTCGTCATCGGTATGGTAAACCTCCCGAAGATAGTCGCCTCGCAGAAGCGCCGCCAGATCTCCTGCGTCAATAGTATCATCCTTATCGCCGTCACAACTGATCAGCTTGTTGCGACGTGGGTCACAAACCACAAAACGATCCACCTTGTTATGAAGATTGCGATACAACCAGCCTGCCATCGGACCTTCCTCGACAACCATAATCTTCCTGCCGTTGATCGATCCGAGAAATTTACCCAGAGATTTGATGTCTGTAGGCACACGATCTCTGGCTATGATTTTCCCATTACGCTCAACAGCCAATTCTGTCATCTTGCAATCCACATCTGCTCCGATATAATTTGTTACCATAATGAGGGCTCCTTTCCTGTAAGGTAAATTGACTTTTTTTACGTTGCCAGTATACCATATAGGCCAAAGGATGCCCTCTCTTCATATCTTCATTTTACGTTTGTGGAAAGTGTCGTAAGTCCTTACCTATGAAGAGCGAGAAGTCAACACAAATCTCCCGCGTCAGCCCATTTTTTTCTTTGAAGGGCATCCCATTTTTCGTTCTCCCACCATAATTGTTATATATGGTAGGACCTCCGGTTCGCTTCCGGTCTGCTATTAGTTAGCGATACCGCCAATAACGGTAGCGTCATCACCCAGGGCGATACACTACAGCTCGTCAG includes the following:
- a CDS encoding transposase, whose protein sequence is MVTNYIGADVDCKMTELAVERNGKIIARDRVPTDIKSLGKFLGSINGRKIMVVEEGPMAGWLYRNLHNKVDRFVVCDPRRNKLISCDGDKDDTIDAGDLAALLRGDYLREVYHTDDENRLALKEIVALYHDRVRDSVRQINKLRG